One genomic region from Microcystis panniformis FACHB-1757 encodes:
- the glnA gene encoding type I glutamate--ammonia ligase, producing MPETPQEVLKMIQDNNIKIIDLKFIDMPGIWQHCSFYYDQIDESSFSDGVAFDGSSIRGWKAINESDMAMVPDPTTAWIDPFYKEPTLSMICSIKEPRTGEWYSRDPRSIAQKAIDYLSSTGLGDTVYFGPEAEFFLFDSARFDQTANAGYYYMDSVEGRWNSGKDEKEGNLAYKPAYKQGYFPVSPTDTSQDIRTEMLLTMADCGVPIEKHHHEVATGGQNELGIKFSTLVRAADYLMTYKYCIKNVAKKYGKTVTFMPKPIFGDNGSGMHVHQSIWKDGQPLFAGDKYAGLSQMALHYIGGLLRHAPALLALTNPTTNSYKRLVPGFEAPVNLAYSQGNRSASIRIPLSGSNPKAKRLEFRCPDATSNPYLAFAAMLCAGIDGIKNQIEPGEPLDVDIYELSPEELSKIPSTPGSLEAALESLEKDHAFLTDSGVFTEDFIQNWITYKLDNEVNPMRLRPHPYEFSLYYDV from the coding sequence ATGCCCGAAACGCCACAAGAAGTCTTGAAAATGATTCAGGACAACAATATTAAGATTATCGACCTGAAATTTATTGATATGCCAGGTATCTGGCAACATTGCTCGTTCTACTACGATCAAATCGATGAAAGCTCTTTCAGCGATGGTGTTGCCTTCGATGGTTCCAGTATTCGCGGTTGGAAAGCAATTAACGAATCCGATATGGCCATGGTTCCCGATCCTACCACTGCTTGGATCGATCCCTTCTACAAGGAACCTACCCTAAGCATGATCTGTAGCATCAAAGAACCGAGAACTGGTGAATGGTATAGCCGCGATCCTCGCTCTATTGCTCAGAAAGCGATCGATTATCTTAGCAGTACCGGTTTAGGTGATACCGTATATTTTGGACCGGAAGCGGAATTTTTCCTCTTTGATAGCGCTCGTTTCGACCAAACCGCCAACGCAGGCTATTACTATATGGATAGTGTCGAAGGTCGTTGGAATAGCGGTAAGGACGAAAAAGAGGGAAATCTTGCCTATAAACCCGCCTACAAACAGGGTTATTTCCCCGTTAGTCCCACCGACACCTCTCAAGATATTCGCACGGAAATGCTCTTAACCATGGCCGACTGCGGAGTTCCCATCGAAAAACATCACCATGAAGTCGCTACTGGTGGTCAAAACGAGTTAGGGATTAAATTCTCTACCCTAGTACGGGCCGCTGACTACTTGATGACCTACAAATACTGCATTAAGAACGTGGCGAAGAAATACGGTAAAACCGTCACCTTTATGCCTAAACCCATCTTTGGTGATAACGGTTCCGGGATGCACGTTCACCAGTCTATCTGGAAAGATGGTCAACCCCTGTTCGCTGGGGATAAATACGCCGGACTTAGCCAAATGGCACTGCACTACATCGGTGGTTTGCTTAGACACGCTCCCGCACTCTTAGCTTTAACTAACCCCACCACCAACTCTTACAAGCGTCTCGTCCCCGGTTTTGAGGCCCCTGTAAACCTGGCTTACTCCCAAGGTAATCGCTCCGCTTCGATTCGGATTCCTTTATCGGGAAGCAACCCAAAAGCTAAACGTTTAGAATTCCGTTGTCCTGACGCGACTTCTAACCCCTACCTCGCTTTTGCAGCTATGCTCTGTGCGGGTATCGATGGAATTAAAAATCAAATCGAACCAGGGGAACCTCTCGATGTGGATATCTACGAACTCAGCCCCGAAGAATTGTCAAAAATACCCTCTACCCCTGGTTCTCTAGAAGCAGCTCTGGAAAGTCTCGAAAAAGATCACGCTTTCTTGACCGATTCTGGTGTCTTTACCGAAGACTTTATCCAAAACTGGATCACCTACAAACTCGATAACGAAGTTAACCCGATGCGCTTACGTCCTCACCCCTACGAGTTCTCTCTCTACTACGATGTCTAA
- a CDS encoding M48 family metallopeptidase — translation MRPIFCRFWLLTLITLLLTLSIGMINPQPSFGRSWMDLLFRGVQVIQLATISPQQEVALGRQINQGLLESGKVKLSKDARINQYVQEIGQRLAATSDRPDLPYTFQVVRDNSINAFATMGGFVYLHTGLIKTADNEAELASVIAHEIGHIVGRHSITQLRNTALAQGLLSAAGLDTKTWVQLGVNLAYNLPNSRKDELEADRLGLNNLAEAGYAAKAMISFMGKLAQQGGSTPTILSTHPATGDRILALQKQLNSVNNKQNQGLDGDYYQLQIRSLR, via the coding sequence ATGCGCCCTATTTTCTGCCGTTTTTGGCTATTAACCCTGATTACGCTGCTGCTCACCCTGAGTATCGGGATGATCAATCCCCAACCCAGTTTCGGGCGCTCGTGGATGGATTTACTTTTTCGCGGTGTGCAGGTTATTCAACTTGCCACTATTTCTCCTCAGCAGGAAGTCGCCCTCGGTAGGCAGATTAATCAGGGTTTATTAGAATCAGGTAAGGTAAAACTCTCCAAAGATGCCAGAATTAACCAATATGTCCAAGAAATCGGACAGCGATTAGCGGCAACTAGCGATCGCCCTGACCTTCCCTACACTTTTCAAGTGGTGCGCGACAATAGCATTAACGCCTTCGCTACTATGGGCGGATTTGTCTATTTACACACGGGATTGATTAAAACTGCTGATAATGAGGCGGAATTAGCCAGCGTGATTGCCCATGAAATCGGCCATATCGTCGGTCGTCATTCTATCACCCAATTACGCAATACTGCCCTCGCCCAAGGACTTCTGAGCGCGGCGGGATTAGACACAAAAACTTGGGTACAATTGGGAGTCAATCTCGCCTATAATCTGCCCAATAGTCGCAAGGATGAATTAGAAGCGGACCGACTGGGTTTAAACAATCTAGCTGAGGCCGGTTATGCAGCCAAGGCCATGATCTCCTTTATGGGAAAATTAGCACAACAAGGCGGTTCTACCCCGACAATTCTCAGCACCCATCCTGCTACCGGCGATCGGATTTTGGCACTGCAAAAACAGCTTAATTCGGTTAATAACAAGCAGAATCAAGGTTTAGACGGGGATTATTACCAATTGCAGATTCGTTCTCTCCGCTAA
- the aroH gene encoding chorismate mutase, giving the protein MTIVQWKVRAIRGATTVTANTIEAIREAVTELLEAIEIHNSLDPDDIVSIIFTATQDLDAIFPAAIARERPHWQNVPLLDVQQMHVVGSLDKCIRVILHVNTPKLQSEMQHVYLQGAKNLRPDWQISPVTINR; this is encoded by the coding sequence ATGACAATCGTGCAGTGGAAGGTTCGAGCCATTCGGGGAGCAACGACAGTAACGGCTAATACTATTGAAGCTATACGAGAAGCAGTAACAGAACTCCTCGAAGCGATCGAAATCCACAATAGTCTCGATCCCGATGATATTGTTAGTATTATCTTTACGGCAACTCAGGATTTAGACGCGATTTTCCCCGCCGCTATCGCTCGCGAACGTCCCCATTGGCAAAATGTCCCCCTCCTCGATGTGCAACAGATGCACGTCGTTGGTAGTCTGGACAAGTGTATTCGCGTAATTCTCCACGTTAATACTCCCAAACTGCAAAGCGAAATGCAGCACGTCTATCTGCAAGGGGCGAAAAATCTTCGCCCCGATTGGCAGATTTCTCCAGTAACTATTAATCGCTAA
- the petA gene encoding cytochrome f produces MRTFNFLSFPQVHRQALVKAVLVAIATVSLLLTSDVINPQSAQAYPFWAQQTAPETPREATGRIVCANCHLAQKPAEIEIPHSVLPDSVFEAVVKIPYDPTSQQVLGDGSKGGLNVGAVLMLPDGFKIAPPDRIPEEMQEKLGGVYFQSYKEGQDNVVIVGPLPGDQYKEIVFPVLAPDPSQNKGIHFGKYAVHLGANRGRGQVYPTGEPSNNNAFKASTAGTISQISKTEAGGYEVTITSEAGPVVENIPAGPELIVSEGQAIEVGQFLTSNPNVGGFGQKETEVVLQNPGRIKGLVLFLGGIMLCQILLVIKKKQVETVQAAEMNF; encoded by the coding sequence ATGAGAACATTCAACTTTTTAAGTTTCCCGCAAGTCCACAGACAAGCCCTAGTGAAAGCTGTCCTCGTGGCGATCGCTACCGTTTCCCTACTCCTAACCAGCGATGTCATTAACCCCCAATCTGCCCAAGCATATCCTTTTTGGGCGCAACAAACCGCCCCGGAAACCCCCAGAGAAGCGACCGGTCGGATTGTCTGCGCGAACTGCCATTTAGCCCAAAAACCCGCCGAAATTGAAATCCCCCACTCGGTATTACCCGATAGCGTCTTTGAAGCAGTGGTAAAAATCCCCTACGATCCCACCAGTCAACAGGTGTTAGGAGACGGATCGAAGGGGGGTTTAAACGTCGGTGCAGTCTTAATGCTACCGGATGGTTTTAAAATCGCACCCCCCGATCGCATTCCCGAAGAAATGCAGGAAAAACTCGGTGGAGTCTATTTCCAATCCTACAAAGAAGGTCAAGATAACGTGGTTATCGTCGGCCCCTTACCCGGTGATCAATACAAAGAAATCGTTTTCCCCGTCCTGGCCCCCGATCCTAGCCAAAATAAAGGTATTCACTTCGGTAAATATGCTGTGCATTTAGGGGCCAATCGCGGTCGCGGTCAAGTGTACCCCACCGGTGAACCCAGCAATAATAACGCCTTCAAAGCTTCTACCGCAGGTACAATTAGCCAGATCAGCAAAACCGAAGCTGGTGGTTATGAAGTGACCATCACTTCCGAAGCTGGCCCCGTGGTGGAAAATATCCCCGCAGGTCCTGAGTTAATCGTCTCGGAAGGCCAAGCGATCGAAGTGGGACAATTTTTAACCAGTAACCCCAATGTCGGCGGTTTTGGTCAAAAAGAGACGGAAGTTGTCCTGCAAAATCCCGGCCGGATCAAAGGATTAGTTTTATTCCTCGGTGGTATTATGCTCTGCCAAATCCTCTTAGTTATTAAGAAAAAACAAGTGGAAACAGTACAAGCAGCCGAAATGAATTTCTAA
- a CDS encoding alpha/beta fold hydrolase: MARQSPLTGTSLEQLSWTWQGHTIPYTVRGEGQPLVLIHGFGASIGHWRKNIPVLAENGYQVYALDLLGFGGTDKPALDYSLDLWLRQIQDFWREKMAKPAVFIGNSIGGLITLMLMAESPEITAGGVIINCAGGLNHRPEELNLPLRLIMAAFTGLVSSPVTGKFIFGQVRQKNRIRNTLKQVYRDHTAITEELVEILYQPSCDAGAWGVFASVLTAPPGPSPLELLPQIDRPLLVLWGEDDPWTPIAGSVIYQERAKMGNNTQFYPIAKAGHCPHDEHPEKVNQLILSWLSEMGI; encoded by the coding sequence ATGGCACGACAATCTCCGCTCACTGGGACTAGCTTAGAACAATTGTCTTGGACATGGCAAGGTCACACCATCCCCTACACTGTGCGGGGAGAAGGACAACCCCTAGTATTAATTCACGGTTTTGGGGCATCTATCGGTCATTGGCGCAAAAATATCCCCGTTTTAGCGGAAAATGGCTATCAAGTCTATGCCCTAGATCTTTTGGGATTTGGGGGTACAGATAAGCCCGCTTTAGATTATAGTCTCGACCTTTGGCTGCGGCAAATACAAGACTTTTGGCGAGAAAAAATGGCAAAACCGGCGGTATTTATCGGTAATTCCATCGGGGGACTGATTACCTTAATGCTGATGGCAGAATCTCCCGAAATCACTGCTGGAGGAGTAATTATTAACTGTGCCGGAGGATTAAACCATCGTCCCGAAGAATTAAATTTGCCGCTGCGTTTAATCATGGCTGCCTTTACCGGTTTAGTTAGTTCTCCCGTGACAGGAAAGTTTATTTTTGGACAGGTAAGGCAGAAAAATCGCATCCGTAACACCTTAAAACAGGTTTATCGGGATCATACCGCGATTACCGAGGAATTAGTCGAAATTCTCTATCAACCCTCCTGTGATGCGGGTGCGTGGGGAGTGTTCGCATCGGTGTTGACGGCACCCCCCGGACCTTCTCCCCTGGAATTATTACCGCAAATCGATCGCCCTTTATTGGTACTCTGGGGAGAGGATGACCCTTGGACACCGATCGCCGGTTCGGTAATTTACCAAGAAAGAGCTAAAATGGGAAATAATACCCAATTTTATCCGATTGCCAAAGCTGGTCACTGTCCCCACGATGAACATCCCGAAAAAGTTAATCAATTAATTTTGAGTTGGCTGTCGGAAATGGGGATTTAG
- a CDS encoding alpha/beta fold hydrolase yields MPQRQTFTNNSMEISYLQWSDRGMPLLLLHGMADHALVWSSLGDYLSSNYQVIAPDLRGHGESGKPATGYHFQDYIGDLRALINHLGWTQAHILGHSWSAKIAAIWATQQPEVFKSLILVDPFFIDKMPSWIRITFPILYQVLPFLKITRSFDSYQSIEAIARQLKQYKGWSNLQQEVFKNAIEQKADGSWSGKFTLSARGEIFEDVMGFAGLTKTLDIPSLLILPQQGLNRTAWQIQSYKKYLTSLEIKKIPGNHWAFLGEPETFNQAVAEFLSFREIV; encoded by the coding sequence ATGCCACAACGCCAGACTTTTACCAATAACTCGATGGAAATTTCCTATTTACAATGGAGCGATCGAGGTATGCCTCTATTATTATTGCACGGCATGGCGGATCATGCTTTGGTTTGGTCAAGCTTGGGCGATTATTTAAGCTCAAATTATCAAGTTATTGCCCCAGATTTGCGGGGACATGGGGAAAGCGGTAAACCGGCAACCGGTTATCACTTTCAGGATTATATCGGCGATTTAAGGGCTTTAATTAATCATTTAGGTTGGACGCAAGCACATATTTTAGGTCATTCTTGGAGTGCTAAAATAGCGGCAATTTGGGCAACTCAACAGCCGGAAGTATTTAAGAGTTTAATTTTAGTCGATCCCTTTTTTATCGATAAAATGCCTAGTTGGATTAGGATAACTTTTCCAATTCTCTATCAAGTTTTGCCCTTTTTAAAGATTACTCGCTCCTTTGATAGTTATCAGAGCATAGAGGCGATCGCTCGTCAATTAAAACAATATAAAGGTTGGTCAAATCTACAGCAAGAGGTGTTTAAAAATGCCATCGAACAAAAAGCTGATGGCAGTTGGAGCGGTAAATTCACTTTATCGGCACGGGGGGAAATTTTTGAGGATGTCATGGGGTTTGCCGGATTAACTAAAACTTTAGATATTCCCAGTTTATTAATCCTTCCCCAACAGGGATTAAATCGCACTGCTTGGCAAATTCAATCCTACAAAAAGTATTTAACTTCTCTAGAGATTAAAAAAATACCGGGTAATCATTGGGCATTTTTAGGGGAACCTGAAACTTTTAATCAAGCGGTGGCCGAGTTTTTATCCTTTCGGGAAATTGTATGA
- a CDS encoding mannose-1-phosphate guanylyltransferase, producing MNQSLVPVILAGGKGERFWPLSRLARPKQFLCLDGSGRSLLQATADRLLSLGAGWENLWVITASAIADGVREQLPDLPESNLLVEPVGKDTAPAVTWATLEVIKRYGKEVAIGFFPADHYIGNQEAYINTLKAAVEVAVSQKAIVTLGIKPDYPSTGYGYIEQGENQGEFNGLPVYKVSRFTEKPDRSTAEKFLETGLFSWNSGMFIFQGQVVLEELKTHANNILQPLSDRGIAAYEDLEKKSIDYALMEKTQLAYVLPANFGWDDLGDWNSLERLLEAKGKNIELANHVGLDTEGAIIYASDREEVIVTIGLKDLVIVRDGKATLVVHKDRTQDIKQVLKQLQTDPKLEKLL from the coding sequence ATGAATCAGTCGCTTGTTCCAGTCATTCTCGCCGGGGGTAAAGGGGAACGTTTTTGGCCCCTCAGTCGTCTAGCGCGTCCGAAACAGTTCCTCTGTCTTGATGGTAGTGGTCGCAGTCTTTTACAAGCAACGGCCGATCGTCTATTATCTTTAGGGGCAGGTTGGGAAAATCTCTGGGTAATTACCGCTAGTGCGATCGCTGATGGTGTCCGCGAACAACTGCCCGATTTACCGGAGAGTAACCTATTAGTGGAACCGGTGGGCAAGGATACGGCCCCGGCTGTGACTTGGGCTACTTTAGAAGTGATAAAACGTTATGGTAAAGAAGTGGCGATCGGTTTTTTTCCTGCCGATCATTATATTGGTAATCAAGAGGCTTATATTAACACTTTAAAAGCGGCCGTAGAAGTGGCCGTCAGCCAAAAAGCGATCGTTACTTTAGGGATTAAACCCGATTATCCCTCCACCGGTTACGGTTATATCGAACAGGGAGAAAATCAGGGCGAATTTAATGGTTTACCCGTGTATAAAGTGAGTCGTTTTACGGAAAAACCTGATCGCAGCACGGCCGAAAAATTCCTAGAAACGGGACTTTTTAGCTGGAATAGCGGAATGTTTATCTTTCAGGGACAAGTGGTTTTAGAGGAGCTAAAAACCCACGCTAATAATATTTTACAACCTCTGAGCGATCGGGGCATCGCTGCCTATGAGGATTTAGAGAAAAAAAGTATTGATTATGCTTTGATGGAAAAAACCCAACTCGCTTACGTTTTACCCGCTAATTTCGGTTGGGATGATCTGGGAGATTGGAATTCTCTGGAAAGATTACTGGAAGCAAAGGGCAAAAATATTGAACTGGCCAATCATGTCGGTTTGGACACGGAAGGGGCTATTATCTATGCTAGTGATCGGGAAGAAGTGATCGTTACTATTGGTTTAAAAGATCTGGTAATTGTTCGCGACGGTAAAGCGACTCTCGTTGTCCACAAAGATCGTACCCAAGATATTAAACAGGTTCTCAAACAATTACAAACCGATCCCAAATTAGAGAAATTGTTATAG
- a CDS encoding ABC1 kinase family protein, with translation MFSLPQTSQRQKEILEIVLGNGWDYMRGVLTLGKTENPQIPTPEVLKKILVELGPFYVKLGQLLSTRPDLLPANYIEALTALQAQVPPVAWTDIEIVITEQLAKPIEEVFKYINPQPIAAGSIGQIHRATLLSGEEVAIKVLRPGIEKIVAQDSALIKGIADLVALTEFGQSYDVVNLAEEFIKAVNAELDFTQEGHYTDQLRYNLTQSRWSEPKQLVIPKIYWHLTNSKLLVLEWLEGKQILEADVSRPPTEQAISQRKSEITRILFRSFFQQIYIDGFFHADPHPGNIFYLDDGRVALIDCGMVGRLDPQTQQILTELLLAIVDLDAKRCSQLTIKLSESVVPITLVQLEVDYERMLRKYYNLNLNQINFSEVVYELLQIARRNRIKLPGNLGLFAKSLANLEGTARKFNPDINILEEVKPLLTNILEQQLIGSTPLQTALRTVLDLKSFSLKSPRQIEVLLDGLTSETLNVNLKIRDLDNLRRSLDNSANRLAFSVIIGSLIIGAAIVTASTQSRQLTIISTVLFATASFIGLWLVVGILRSGRLR, from the coding sequence GTGTTCTCACTCCCCCAAACCAGTCAAAGACAAAAAGAAATCCTTGAGATAGTTCTCGGCAACGGTTGGGACTATATGCGCGGGGTTTTAACCCTAGGAAAAACAGAAAATCCCCAGATTCCTACCCCAGAAGTTCTCAAAAAAATCCTCGTGGAATTGGGGCCTTTTTATGTCAAATTGGGACAGTTACTTAGTACCCGTCCCGATCTGCTACCTGCTAATTATATCGAGGCTTTAACTGCCCTACAAGCGCAAGTTCCTCCCGTTGCTTGGACGGATATAGAAATAGTCATCACCGAACAGTTAGCCAAACCGATCGAAGAGGTATTTAAGTATATTAATCCCCAACCGATCGCCGCAGGATCAATCGGGCAAATTCATCGGGCAACTTTATTATCTGGGGAGGAAGTAGCGATTAAAGTCTTGCGTCCTGGAATCGAAAAAATTGTCGCCCAAGATAGTGCCTTAATTAAGGGAATTGCTGATTTAGTTGCCCTAACAGAATTTGGTCAAAGTTATGACGTTGTTAACTTAGCAGAGGAGTTTATTAAAGCAGTCAATGCGGAATTAGATTTCACCCAAGAAGGTCATTATACTGACCAATTACGCTATAATTTAACCCAGAGTCGGTGGTCAGAACCCAAGCAGTTAGTTATTCCTAAAATTTATTGGCACTTAACTAATTCCAAGCTATTAGTGTTAGAATGGTTAGAAGGAAAACAAATTTTAGAGGCTGATGTTTCTAGACCGCCAACTGAGCAAGCAATTTCCCAAAGAAAAAGCGAAATAACTAGGATTTTGTTTCGGTCATTTTTTCAACAAATTTATATTGATGGCTTCTTTCATGCCGATCCTCACCCGGGTAATATTTTCTATCTTGATGATGGTAGAGTGGCTTTAATTGACTGTGGTATGGTGGGCAGATTAGACCCGCAAACTCAACAAATTTTAACAGAATTGTTATTGGCAATTGTTGACTTAGATGCCAAAAGATGCAGTCAACTAACTATTAAACTATCCGAGTCAGTCGTGCCGATTACTTTAGTACAATTAGAGGTGGATTATGAGCGGATGTTGCGAAAATATTATAACCTCAATTTAAATCAAATTAACTTTAGTGAGGTGGTTTATGAACTTTTGCAAATTGCCCGTCGCAATAGAATTAAACTTCCGGGTAATTTAGGTTTATTTGCCAAAAGTCTCGCTAATCTAGAAGGAACTGCCCGAAAATTTAATCCTGATATTAATATCCTGGAGGAAGTCAAACCGCTATTAACTAATATTCTTGAACAACAGTTAATCGGTAGCACTCCCCTACAAACTGCCCTAAGAACAGTTTTAGACTTGAAATCTTTTTCCCTGAAATCTCCCCGTCAAATCGAAGTTTTACTAGATGGTTTAACCTCGGAAACTTTAAATGTTAATCTGAAAATTCGCGACTTAGATAATCTCCGTCGCAGTTTAGATAATTCCGCCAATCGACTAGCTTTTAGTGTGATTATTGGTTCCTTAATTATCGGGGCTGCTATTGTTACGGCCAGCACCCAATCTCGGCAATTAACTATTATTAGTACCGTATTATTTGCTACAGCTAGTTTTATCGGTTTATGGTTAGTTGTCGGTATCCTGCGATCAGGAAGATTGCGCTAG
- the sppA gene encoding signal peptide peptidase SppA — protein MVWPFKPKTHKQIARIEITGAIASDTRKRVLKALEIVKERQYPALLLRIDSPGGTVGDSQEIYEALKRLQKNTKIIASFGNISASGGVYIGMGANYIMANPGTITGSIGVILRGNNLERLLDKVGVSFKVIKSGPYKDILSFDRELTDEEERILQDMIDTSYQQFLQTVAGARNLDVNQVKSFADGRIFTGQQALELGVVDRLGTEEDARLWALELAGLPPDKTKCQTIEEPKPLLSRLTGNRSPIPLGLQKTLQRLEFELEVNGQLLWLYRP, from the coding sequence ATGGTCTGGCCTTTTAAACCGAAAACCCACAAACAAATCGCTCGAATAGAAATTACAGGTGCAATTGCCTCCGATACCCGCAAAAGAGTCTTAAAAGCCCTAGAAATCGTCAAAGAAAGGCAATATCCCGCCCTACTTCTCCGCATTGACTCCCCCGGGGGAACCGTGGGGGATTCCCAAGAAATTTATGAAGCATTGAAGCGGTTACAAAAAAACACGAAAATAATCGCTAGTTTTGGCAATATTTCCGCCTCTGGCGGCGTTTATATCGGTATGGGAGCTAATTATATTATGGCTAACCCCGGCACGATTACTGGCTCGATCGGTGTTATCCTCAGAGGGAACAATCTGGAAAGATTGTTGGATAAGGTGGGAGTTTCGTTTAAAGTGATTAAATCTGGCCCCTATAAAGATATTCTCTCCTTCGATCGAGAATTAACTGATGAAGAAGAAAGAATTCTCCAGGATATGATCGATACCAGTTATCAGCAATTTCTGCAAACCGTCGCCGGAGCGAGAAATTTAGATGTCAATCAGGTGAAAAGTTTTGCCGATGGGCGCATTTTTACCGGCCAACAGGCGTTAGAATTAGGAGTGGTTGATCGCTTGGGAACCGAGGAAGATGCCCGACTTTGGGCGCTAGAATTGGCAGGATTACCCCCAGATAAAACTAAATGTCAGACTATCGAAGAACCGAAACCCCTCCTCAGTCGTCTGACGGGCAATCGTTCCCCAATACCCCTAGGATTACAAAAAACCCTACAGCGCCTAGAATTTGAATTGGAAGTTAACGGACAACTATTGTGGTTATACCGACCCTGA